From Pseudomonas hefeiensis, one genomic window encodes:
- a CDS encoding RNA polymerase factor sigma-70: MTEQVSTSRCDSPLLQAFVDNRMILVKIAARITGCRSRAEDVVQDAFFRLQSAPQITSSFKAQLSYLFQIVRNLAIDHYRKQALEQKYSGPEEEGLNVVIQGASPETSHINFSTLEHIADALTELPSRTRYAFEMYRLHGVPQKDIAKELGVSPTLVNFMIRDALVHCRKVSGVRGDTFARR, from the coding sequence ATGACGGAACAAGTATCCACAAGCAGGTGCGACTCACCGTTACTTCAGGCATTCGTCGACAACCGGATGATCCTGGTCAAGATCGCAGCACGAATCACCGGTTGCCGGTCCCGGGCAGAAGACGTGGTGCAGGATGCGTTTTTCCGGCTGCAATCGGCGCCCCAGATCACCTCGTCCTTCAAGGCTCAGCTCAGTTACCTGTTTCAGATCGTGCGCAACCTGGCAATCGACCATTACCGCAAGCAGGCGCTGGAACAGAAATACTCGGGGCCGGAAGAGGAAGGGTTGAATGTGGTGATCCAGGGTGCTTCGCCAGAAACGTCACACATCAATTTCTCGACGCTGGAGCATATCGCCGACGCGCTCACCGAACTGCCCAGCCGCACCCGCTATGCCTTCGAGATGTACCGCCTGCACGGCGTGCCACAGAAGGATATCGCCAAGGAGCTGGGCGTCTCGCCGACCCTGGTGAACTTCATGATCCGCGACGCCCTGGTGCATTGCCGCAAGGTCTCGGGGGTTCGCGGGGATACGTTCGCCCGGCGCTGA
- a CDS encoding GNAT family N-acetyltransferase → MSNFKHPTTLPLPGGGRLGADETERHLSLMLEGAPLIRLRLERGTELHVHLQEINDRPVGPALWAACYWLFARDPECRRLTWHLTERPGEALLSGLLTPSEYADEYICERTMFWQLPQPWLGESFNGSYPQQMIITDGKRHPRRPMKPRGEVYRRFDARLGAWVSLRTLEIEQDLTRFNRWQNSPRVASFWQEEGSLEQHREYLSNLQREPRVLTLIGCFDDQPFAYFEAYWAKEDRLAPFYDVHNYDRGIHMLVGEEQHRGPHKVASWLSALVHYLFLDDPRTQRVVAEPRADNARMIGHLHNQCFHCEKEFDFPHKRAALMILGRERFFDRCALM, encoded by the coding sequence ATGTCCAACTTCAAGCACCCGACGACGCTGCCTTTACCCGGCGGTGGCCGTCTCGGCGCCGATGAAACCGAACGCCACCTGAGCCTGATGCTTGAGGGCGCGCCGCTGATCCGGCTACGCCTGGAGCGTGGCACCGAGCTGCATGTGCATTTGCAGGAAATCAACGATCGGCCCGTTGGTCCGGCGCTTTGGGCGGCCTGCTATTGGCTGTTCGCCCGCGACCCTGAATGCCGGCGCTTGACCTGGCATCTGACCGAGCGCCCCGGTGAAGCGTTGCTCAGCGGCCTGCTGACGCCCAGCGAGTATGCCGACGAGTATATCTGCGAGCGCACTATGTTCTGGCAACTGCCGCAACCCTGGCTGGGGGAGTCGTTCAACGGCAGCTATCCGCAACAGATGATCATCACCGATGGCAAGCGTCATCCGCGCCGGCCCATGAAGCCACGAGGCGAGGTATATCGGCGCTTCGATGCGCGCCTGGGGGCCTGGGTGTCCTTGCGCACCCTGGAAATCGAACAGGACCTGACGCGCTTCAACCGCTGGCAGAACAGTCCTCGGGTGGCGAGTTTCTGGCAGGAGGAGGGCAGCCTGGAACAGCATCGCGAGTATCTGAGCAATCTGCAGCGCGAGCCCCGGGTACTGACCTTGATCGGTTGTTTCGACGACCAGCCTTTCGCCTATTTCGAAGCCTATTGGGCCAAGGAAGATCGGCTCGCGCCGTTCTATGACGTGCACAATTATGATCGCGGCATTCACATGCTGGTGGGCGAAGAGCAACACCGCGGCCCGCACAAGGTGGCGAGTTGGCTGTCGGCGCTGGTGCATTACCTGTTTCTTGACGACCCGCGCACTCAGCGCGTGGTGGCCGAACCCCGGGCCGACAACGCCCGGATGATCGGTCATCTGCACAACCAGTGTTTCCACTGCGAAAAGGAATTCGATTTCCCCCACAAGCGCGCGGCGCTGATGATTCTGGGGCGTGAGCGGTTTTTTGACCGGTGTGCGTTGATGTGA
- a CDS encoding substrate-binding periplasmic protein — protein sequence MGIASRVLLAAFIAVFALPAAAAQLVRIGAAHFPPYTIRPETGADTGLLPQLVEALNRSQSDYQFVLVPTSIPRRFNDFKQGRVDMAIFENPDWGWKDVPHTAVDMGLEDAEIFVAQPQPGRHQDYFSDLRGKRLALFNGYHYAFAEFNADPKFLTGQYNATLTYSHDSNLLMVLRGRADIALVTRSYLIDYVLRNPEVDPQLLISERIDQIYHHFALIRPQAPISGEAFARLLQALRDDGQMLAIFKPYQIQLVPTHNH from the coding sequence ATGGGGATCGCCTCGCGCGTCTTACTGGCTGCGTTTATTGCAGTGTTCGCATTACCGGCCGCGGCTGCGCAACTGGTCCGTATTGGCGCAGCGCATTTTCCGCCCTACACCATACGCCCCGAAACTGGTGCGGATACCGGTTTGCTGCCGCAGTTGGTAGAAGCCTTGAACCGGTCCCAAAGCGACTATCAATTCGTGCTGGTTCCGACGTCGATTCCGCGCCGTTTCAATGATTTCAAGCAAGGCCGGGTCGATATGGCCATTTTCGAGAACCCGGACTGGGGCTGGAAGGATGTGCCTCATACCGCGGTAGACATGGGCCTGGAGGATGCGGAAATTTTCGTTGCCCAGCCTCAACCGGGTCGTCACCAAGATTATTTCTCTGATCTGAGGGGCAAGCGCCTGGCCCTGTTCAACGGCTATCACTACGCCTTTGCCGAATTCAACGCCGACCCCAAGTTCCTGACCGGCCAATACAACGCCACGCTGACGTACTCCCATGACAGCAACCTGCTGATGGTATTGCGCGGGCGTGCGGACATCGCGTTGGTGACCCGTTCGTATCTCATCGATTACGTGCTGCGCAATCCTGAAGTCGATCCCCAACTGCTGATCTCCGAACGTATCGATCAGATCTACCACCATTTCGCGCTGATCCGGCCCCAAGCGCCGATCTCCGGTGAAGCGTTCGCGCGACTGCTGCAAGCGCTGCGGGACGACGGTCAGATGCTGGCGATTTTCAAGCCCTACCAGATCCAACTGGTGCCAACGCACAATCATTGA
- a CDS encoding TetR/AcrR family transcriptional regulator, whose amino-acid sequence MDEQKALNVMRELVDNGQLTDPDSARGKLLQTAAHLFRNKGFERTTVRDLASAVGIQSGSIFHHFKSKDEILRAVMEETIRYNTALMRAALTEADSVRERVLALIRCELQSIMGGSGEAMAVLVYEWRSLSEQGQRQVLALRDIYEALWLEVLGQAKDAGYIRGDVFITRRFLTGALSWTTTWFRAEGSLSLDELAEQALILVLEEK is encoded by the coding sequence GTGGATGAGCAAAAAGCCCTGAACGTGATGCGTGAGCTGGTCGATAACGGGCAACTGACCGATCCTGATAGCGCTCGCGGCAAACTGCTCCAGACCGCCGCCCACCTGTTTCGCAACAAGGGGTTCGAGCGCACCACGGTGCGCGACCTGGCGAGCGCGGTGGGCATCCAGTCGGGCAGTATCTTTCATCACTTCAAAAGCAAGGACGAGATCCTGCGGGCGGTAATGGAAGAGACCATTCGCTACAACACGGCGTTGATGCGTGCGGCGCTGACTGAGGCCGATAGCGTACGCGAGCGGGTCCTGGCGCTGATCCGCTGCGAATTGCAGTCGATCATGGGCGGCAGCGGCGAGGCGATGGCGGTACTGGTCTACGAATGGCGCTCGTTGTCCGAGCAAGGACAAAGACAGGTGCTGGCTTTGCGTGATATTTATGAGGCCCTGTGGCTTGAGGTTCTTGGGCAGGCCAAGGACGCGGGGTATATTCGGGGCGACGTGTTCATCACCCGTCGCTTCCTGACTGGCGCCTTGTCCTGGACCACCACCTGGTTTCGCGCCGAGGGCAGCCTGAGTCTCGACGAGTTGGCCGAGCAAGCCTTGATTCTGGTGCTTGAAGAAAAATAA
- a CDS encoding acyclic terpene utilization AtuA family protein — MPKTIRIGCASAFWGDTCTAAAQLVEGAELDYLVFDYLAEVTMSIMAGARMKDPRGGYAPDFIEVLTPLLHRLHERRIRVISNAGGINPQACAAALQAACDKAGVPLKIAVLLGDDLQPQLEQLARQGIAEMFSGAPLPAACVSTNAYLGAPGIVEALRLGADIVITGRVVDSAVVSAALVHEFGWAWHDYDKLAQAALAGHLIECGAQCTGGNFTDWREVPDYEHIGFPIVEISADGQFIVTKAEGTGGLVTPLTVGEQLLYEIGDPQGYLLPDVICDFSQVRLIQQGKHAVRVQGAKGLPPSDQYKVCATWADGFRCTALCLIAGIDAVAKAERVSQAIIVRTSQMFSLRGWTPYSEVNVELLGSEATYGQHGRRQDSREVVIKLAVRHPDKQPLVLFSREIAPAATGMVPGLTGLMGGRPTVYPLIRVFSFLIDKSACRLEIEFDGQRHPCLLPAVEPLQTRDFPVAPDLPRPQGRADASVPLVKLAVARSGDKGNHSNIGVIARTPEYLPWIAEALTPQVLVDWMSHVLDPLLGRVERWYLPGTHSLNFVLEHALGGGGAASLRIDPQGKAFAQQLLEIQIPVPQRIADQVN, encoded by the coding sequence ATGCCAAAAACGATTCGTATCGGTTGCGCCAGCGCCTTCTGGGGCGATACCTGTACCGCTGCGGCGCAACTGGTTGAAGGCGCTGAACTGGACTACCTGGTGTTCGATTACCTGGCCGAGGTCACGATGTCGATCATGGCCGGGGCGCGCATGAAAGACCCTCGGGGCGGCTATGCCCCGGACTTTATCGAAGTGCTCACTCCGCTGCTTCATCGTTTACATGAACGCAGGATCCGCGTCATCAGCAATGCCGGCGGGATCAACCCCCAGGCCTGCGCGGCCGCTCTGCAAGCGGCCTGCGACAAGGCCGGCGTGCCCTTGAAGATCGCGGTGCTGCTGGGAGACGACCTGCAACCGCAATTGGAACAACTCGCCCGCCAGGGCATTGCCGAGATGTTCAGCGGCGCGCCCTTGCCGGCGGCGTGTGTGTCCACCAACGCTTACCTGGGTGCCCCTGGCATTGTCGAGGCCTTGCGTCTGGGAGCCGACATCGTGATCACCGGCCGGGTGGTCGACAGCGCCGTGGTCAGCGCGGCTCTGGTGCATGAGTTTGGCTGGGCCTGGCACGACTACGACAAACTGGCCCAGGCCGCATTGGCCGGGCACCTCATTGAGTGTGGGGCCCAATGCACGGGCGGTAATTTCACCGACTGGCGGGAAGTACCGGATTACGAGCACATCGGTTTTCCCATCGTTGAAATCAGCGCCGACGGCCAATTCATCGTCACCAAGGCCGAAGGCACCGGCGGACTGGTCACGCCGCTGACGGTCGGGGAACAACTGCTCTATGAAATCGGCGACCCCCAAGGCTATCTCTTGCCGGACGTGATCTGCGACTTCAGCCAGGTCAGGTTGATCCAGCAAGGCAAGCACGCCGTGCGCGTCCAAGGCGCCAAGGGCTTGCCGCCCTCCGATCAATACAAGGTCTGCGCCACCTGGGCCGATGGCTTTCGTTGCACCGCCCTGTGCCTGATCGCCGGCATCGATGCGGTGGCCAAGGCCGAACGGGTCAGCCAGGCGATCATCGTCAGGACTTCGCAGATGTTCAGCCTGCGCGGCTGGACGCCCTACAGCGAGGTGAACGTCGAGCTTCTGGGCAGCGAAGCCACTTACGGCCAGCATGGCCGGCGCCAGGACAGCCGCGAAGTGGTGATCAAACTGGCGGTGCGCCACCCCGACAAACAGCCGCTGGTGCTGTTCTCCAGGGAGATCGCCCCGGCCGCCACCGGTATGGTGCCGGGGCTGACCGGCCTGATGGGTGGCCGCCCGACCGTGTATCCACTGATTCGCGTGTTCTCGTTCCTCATCGACAAGTCCGCTTGCCGACTCGAAATCGAATTCGACGGGCAGCGGCATCCTTGCCTGCTGCCTGCCGTCGAGCCGCTGCAAACCCGCGACTTCCCGGTCGCTCCCGACTTGCCCAGACCCCAGGGCCGGGCTGACGCCAGCGTGCCATTGGTCAAACTGGCGGTGGCGCGCTCCGGCGACAAGGGCAACCACAGCAACATCGGTGTGATCGCCCGGACCCCCGAATACTTGCCGTGGATCGCCGAGGCGCTGACGCCCCAGGTGCTGGTCGACTGGATGAGCCATGTGCTCGACCCACTGCTGGGGCGCGTCGAACGCTGGTATCTGCCGGGTACCCACAGCCTGAACTTCGTGCTGGAACATGCCCTCGGCGGTGGCGGTGCCGCCAGCCTGCGCATTGATCCACAAGGCAAGGCGTTCGCTCAGCAGTTGCTGGAGATCCAGATACCGGTGCCACAGCGCATCGCCGATCAGGTCAACTAA
- the atuC gene encoding geranyl-CoA carboxylase subunit beta, which produces MPVIESHLDTHSADFARNRVAMLAGVAHLRQIEQAVLEKAALAQARFEQRGQLLPRERLNLLLDPGAPFLELASLAGYKLHDDKDGSQAGGGLIAGIGYVSGARVLVVANNSAIKGGTISPSGLNKTLRLQQIAMENKLPVITLAESGGANLNYAAQIFVEGARSFANQARMSAMGLPQITVVHGSATAGGAYQPGLSDYVVVVRDKARLFLAGPPLLKAATGEVATEEELGGAQMHAQVAGTAEYLAENDADGIRLAREIVSLLPWNEQRPPQPERSWKEPRYPADELLGLIPDDPKKPYDVREIIARIADGSDFLEFKSEFDQQTICGHLRIRGQACGLIGNNGPITPKGASKAAQFIQLCDQSRTPLLFLHNTTGFMVGTESEQQGVIKHGAKMIQAVANARVPKLTVVVGGSYGAGNYAMCGRGLDPRFIFAWPNSHTAVMGGAQAGKVLRIITQATQIKNGLTPDPKMLDQLEQTTAQKLDSQSTALYGSANLWDDGLIDPRDTRTLLGYLLDICHAAELRPLQANSFGVARF; this is translated from the coding sequence ATGCCAGTCATCGAATCGCACCTTGACACTCACAGCGCCGATTTCGCCCGCAACCGCGTGGCCATGCTGGCTGGCGTGGCACACCTGCGCCAGATCGAACAGGCGGTGCTGGAGAAAGCCGCCCTGGCCCAGGCCAGGTTCGAGCAACGCGGCCAACTGCTGCCGCGCGAACGTCTGAACCTGCTGCTGGACCCCGGCGCACCGTTCCTGGAACTGGCGAGCCTGGCCGGCTACAAACTCCATGACGACAAGGACGGCAGCCAGGCCGGTGGCGGCTTGATCGCGGGAATCGGCTATGTGTCCGGCGCGCGGGTGTTAGTGGTGGCGAACAACAGCGCAATCAAAGGCGGGACCATCTCCCCCAGCGGCTTGAACAAGACCCTGCGTCTGCAACAGATCGCCATGGAGAACAAACTGCCGGTCATCACCTTGGCCGAAAGCGGCGGCGCCAACCTCAATTATGCCGCGCAGATTTTTGTCGAAGGTGCGCGCAGCTTCGCCAATCAGGCACGGATGTCGGCCATGGGCTTGCCGCAGATTACCGTGGTGCATGGCTCGGCCACCGCGGGCGGCGCCTACCAGCCGGGGCTCTCGGACTACGTGGTGGTGGTGCGCGACAAGGCACGGCTGTTTCTGGCCGGACCTCCGCTGCTCAAGGCCGCCACGGGCGAAGTCGCCACCGAAGAGGAACTGGGTGGTGCGCAAATGCATGCGCAGGTGGCGGGCACCGCTGAATATCTGGCCGAGAATGACGCCGATGGGATACGCCTGGCCCGGGAGATCGTCAGTCTGTTGCCTTGGAACGAACAACGGCCACCCCAGCCTGAGCGGAGCTGGAAAGAGCCGCGCTACCCGGCCGATGAGTTGCTGGGGTTGATCCCCGACGATCCGAAGAAACCCTATGACGTGCGGGAAATCATCGCCCGTATCGCCGACGGTTCGGACTTCCTGGAGTTCAAAAGCGAGTTCGATCAACAGACGATTTGTGGCCACCTGCGCATTCGTGGCCAGGCCTGCGGCCTGATTGGCAACAATGGCCCGATCACGCCCAAGGGTGCGAGCAAAGCCGCGCAGTTCATCCAGCTATGCGACCAGAGCCGCACACCGCTGCTATTCCTGCACAACACCACCGGATTCATGGTCGGCACCGAGTCGGAACAACAAGGCGTGATCAAACACGGGGCGAAGATGATCCAGGCCGTCGCCAACGCCCGTGTGCCCAAGCTGACGGTCGTGGTGGGCGGCTCCTACGGCGCCGGCAATTACGCCATGTGCGGTCGGGGGCTGGACCCACGCTTCATTTTCGCCTGGCCCAACAGCCATACGGCGGTGATGGGCGGTGCCCAGGCCGGCAAGGTTCTGCGCATCATCACGCAGGCCACGCAGATCAAAAACGGCCTCACCCCCGACCCGAAGATGCTGGACCAGCTCGAACAAACCACCGCACAGAAACTCGACAGTCAGTCCACTGCCCTATACGGCAGCGCCAACCTGTGGGATGACGGCCTCATCGACCCGCGGGACACCCGCACGTTGCTAGGCTACCTGCTGGACATCTGCCACGCGGCTGAGCTTCGGCCGCTGCAAGCCAACAGCTTCGGTGTGGCCCGTTTTTGA